From a region of the Thalassospira sp. TSL5-1 genome:
- a CDS encoding twin transmembrane helix small protein translates to MAAFLQIGVLLAMAAVGIILVLGIVTMARGKSARTSNKLMQWRIIAQAGAIVLLLILSALAIGHH, encoded by the coding sequence ATGGCAGCGTTTTTGCAAATCGGTGTTTTGCTGGCGATGGCGGCTGTTGGCATCATTCTGGTGCTGGGCATTGTCACAATGGCCCGGGGCAAAAGTGCACGCACCTCCAATAAACTGATGCAGTGGCGCATCATCGCCCAGGCCGGCGCGATTGTCCTTCTGCTAATCCTTTCAGCCCTTGCCATCGGGCATCACTAG
- a CDS encoding TlpA disulfide reductase family protein, with protein MKPLLQYMKLGVIVAISAIYASPAFANVDVPDELSKLDSQTHAGPLPDKTAFSDENGNIHDLKDFRGTVLLVNLWATWCAPCVKEMPDLNELADKMANKPFRVLAISQDRGGAKDVQTFYKENDIHNLSTALDPKGVMARSFKVRGLPTSILIGRDGNIIGYIEGIAPWTDPAVVDYFTRLTED; from the coding sequence GTGAAGCCACTGCTTCAATATATGAAACTTGGCGTGATTGTCGCCATATCTGCCATTTATGCAAGCCCTGCCTTTGCCAATGTGGATGTCCCTGATGAACTTTCCAAACTTGACAGCCAAACACATGCGGGCCCGTTACCCGATAAAACGGCGTTTAGCGATGAAAACGGCAATATACACGACCTGAAAGATTTCAGGGGCACTGTGCTTTTGGTCAATTTGTGGGCGACATGGTGTGCCCCGTGTGTAAAAGAAATGCCCGATTTGAACGAGCTGGCCGATAAAATGGCCAATAAACCGTTTCGGGTGCTTGCTATCAGCCAGGATCGGGGCGGGGCGAAGGATGTACAGACGTTTTATAAAGAAAACGACATCCATAATCTCAGCACCGCCCTTGACCCCAAAGGCGTGATGGCACGTTCCTTTAAGGTGCGCGGTTTACCCACCAGCATTCTGATCGGGCGGGATGGCAATATCATCGGTTATATCGAAGGCATTGCCCCCTGGACCGACCCGGCGGTGGTGGATTATTTCACCCGTCTGACAGAGGATTGA
- a CDS encoding 3-hydroxybutyryl-CoA dehydrogenase, protein MASLEDIKTIGVIGAGQMGNGIAHVVALAGYDVRLLDVSEEALEKALGQIGKNMDRQVRKEMISEADKETALSRITTGVEYSFLSDCDLVIEAATENEEIKKQIFKSLCPVLGPDAIIATNTSSISVTRLASYTDRPAKFMGMHFMNPVPLMKLVELIRGIATDEATYRTIHELTKKLGKDTASAEDFPAFIVNRILLPMINEAVYTLYEGVGNVQSIDTALRLGANHPMGPLQLADFIGLDTCLSIMHVLHDGLADTKYRPCPLLVKYVEAGWLGRKVGRGFYDYSGDEPVPTR, encoded by the coding sequence ATGGCTTCATTGGAAGATATCAAAACAATCGGCGTAATCGGTGCCGGTCAGATGGGCAACGGAATTGCCCATGTGGTCGCACTGGCCGGTTATGACGTCCGCCTTCTTGACGTATCTGAAGAGGCGCTTGAAAAGGCGCTGGGTCAGATTGGCAAGAATATGGACCGTCAAGTCAGAAAAGAGATGATTTCAGAAGCAGACAAGGAAACGGCCCTGTCCCGGATTACCACCGGGGTGGAATATTCGTTCCTGTCTGATTGTGATCTCGTTATTGAAGCCGCGACCGAAAACGAAGAGATCAAAAAGCAGATCTTCAAGTCGCTGTGCCCGGTCCTGGGGCCGGACGCGATTATTGCGACCAACACATCGTCCATTTCGGTCACGCGTCTCGCATCCTATACCGACCGCCCGGCGAAATTCATGGGCATGCACTTCATGAATCCGGTGCCGCTGATGAAGCTGGTTGAACTAATCCGTGGCATCGCCACCGATGAGGCAACCTACCGCACCATTCATGAACTGACGAAGAAACTGGGCAAGGACACGGCAAGTGCCGAAGACTTCCCGGCCTTTATCGTCAACCGCATCCTGCTGCCGATGATCAACGAAGCCGTCTATACCCTGTATGAGGGTGTGGGCAATGTGCAATCGATCGACACCGCATTGCGCCTTGGCGCAAACCACCCGATGGGCCCGCTGCAACTGGCGGACTTCATTGGTCTGGATACCTGTCTGTCGATCATGCACGTCCTGCATGATGGCCTGGCCGATACCAAATATCGTCCGTGCCCGCTTCTCGTCAAATATGTCGAAGCTGGTTGGCTGGGCCGCAAGGTGGGCCGCGGTTTCTATGATTATTCCGGCGACGAACCAGTCCCGACCCGCTAA
- the argH gene encoding argininosuccinate lyase, whose amino-acid sequence MTDQTSADQKNANALWGGRFEAGPSAIMEEINASIGFDKRLYAQDIQGSKAHCAMLVKQNIIPAEDGDKIIEGLDRILQEIESGHFVFSTALEDIHMNVESRLRDLIGPAAGRLHTGRSRNDQVATDFKLWVRDVALNDLEAGLAGLQEALIGQAEKHVDTVMPGFTHLQAAQPVTFGHHMLAYVEMFGRDRSRVADCKARMNENPLGSAALAGTPYPIDRHLTAETLGFDRPTANSLDAVSDRDFALDYLNAASITAMHLSRLAEEMVIWCSAQFKFIGMSDKFSTGSSIMPQKRNPDAAELIRSKIGRIVGCYNSLMLSMKGLPLAYSKDMQEDKEPVFFAHDHLGLCVAAMTGMVADMKVFADNMRKAAGAGYITATDLADWLVTELGMPFRDAHHVVGATVKLAETLGCDLDQIPLEELQKIEPKITAAVFDVLTVEASVAARKSFGGTAPERVREAVAAAKERFLK is encoded by the coding sequence ATGACCGACCAGACCTCTGCCGACCAGAAAAACGCCAACGCCCTGTGGGGCGGTCGCTTTGAAGCAGGCCCTTCCGCCATCATGGAAGAAATCAATGCTTCGATCGGGTTCGATAAACGCCTGTATGCCCAAGACATTCAGGGGTCAAAAGCCCATTGCGCCATGCTGGTCAAACAAAACATCATTCCGGCTGAGGATGGCGATAAAATCATCGAAGGTCTAGACCGCATTCTTCAAGAAATCGAGAGCGGCCATTTCGTCTTTTCAACCGCACTTGAAGATATTCACATGAATGTCGAAAGCCGCCTGCGCGACCTGATTGGTCCGGCGGCAGGCCGCCTGCATACCGGCCGGTCACGCAACGACCAGGTTGCCACCGATTTCAAGCTTTGGGTACGCGACGTTGCCTTAAACGACCTTGAAGCCGGCCTTGCCGGGTTGCAGGAAGCCCTGATCGGCCAGGCGGAAAAGCATGTTGATACCGTGATGCCGGGCTTTACCCATTTGCAGGCAGCCCAGCCGGTGACCTTTGGCCATCATATGCTGGCCTATGTGGAAATGTTTGGCCGGGACCGCTCCCGCGTGGCGGACTGCAAGGCCCGCATGAACGAAAATCCGCTGGGCTCCGCCGCCCTTGCCGGAACCCCCTATCCGATTGACCGTCACTTAACGGCAGAAACCCTTGGCTTTGACCGTCCGACCGCCAATTCGCTGGATGCCGTATCGGACCGGGACTTTGCCCTGGATTATCTCAACGCTGCCTCCATTACCGCCATGCACCTGTCGCGCCTGGCCGAGGAAATGGTGATCTGGTGTTCGGCCCAGTTCAAATTTATCGGCATGTCCGATAAATTCTCCACCGGTTCGTCGATCATGCCGCAAAAGCGTAACCCCGATGCGGCCGAACTGATCCGTTCCAAAATCGGCCGGATTGTCGGCTGTTATAACTCGCTGATGCTGTCGATGAAGGGCCTGCCGCTGGCCTATTCCAAGGACATGCAGGAAGACAAGGAACCGGTGTTCTTTGCCCATGACCATTTGGGGCTGTGTGTTGCCGCCATGACCGGCATGGTCGCCGATATGAAGGTTTTTGCCGATAACATGCGCAAGGCTGCCGGCGCCGGTTACATCACCGCAACTGACCTTGCCGACTGGCTGGTGACCGAACTGGGCATGCCGTTCCGCGATGCACACCATGTGGTGGGGGCCACCGTGAAACTGGCCGAAACGCTGGGCTGTGATTTGGACCAGATCCCGCTGGAAGAACTCCAGAAGATCGAGCCGAAAATTACAGCAGCCGTTTTTGATGTGTTGACTGTGGAAGCATCGGTTGCGGCGCGCAAAAGTTTTGGTGGCACCGCCCCGGAACGTGTACGCGAGGCAGTTGCTGCGGCAAAGGAAAGGTTTTTAAAATGA
- the xylB gene encoding xylulokinase, translating into MFMGIDVGTSAVKALLMDDTSAIVAEADMTLPISNPQPYWSEQNPADWWEATLQAIDLIMKDNPAALAKVRAIGLSGQMHGAVVLGADDTPLRPAILWNDGRAKAECDELETALPGLPLRAGVVAMSGMTAPKIMWLRKHEPDVFDAIRTVLLPKDYIRLCLCGEKATEMSDAAGTLWLDEETRTWNDDAIAATGLNRDQIPALFEGSDPTGTLRTDLAERWGMAKNVIIAGGGGDAATGGMGAGAVTHGAGFISLGTSSQLFVASDRYRPKPELLLHSFAHAIPDRWFQMAVLLNGASCLAWIAKILGETDIGDLLTRTEAQHKKPSDLMFLPYLSGERTPHNDPYARGVFFGLGTNTNREHMVQAVLEGVAFALADAQSCLHAAGTYCELPGVIGGGARSLYWTQMIADIMGTPLARYQGGAKGPAFGAARLARLALRDGTIAEICTPPAIEDILTPDQNRHAQYQPRLAKFRRLYNALRDEYQDNAV; encoded by the coding sequence ATGTTCATGGGAATCGATGTTGGGACATCAGCGGTCAAGGCGCTGCTGATGGATGACACCTCGGCCATCGTCGCCGAGGCCGATATGACCCTGCCGATTAGCAATCCGCAGCCATACTGGAGCGAACAGAACCCCGCCGACTGGTGGGAGGCCACCCTGCAGGCCATTGACCTGATCATGAAGGACAATCCGGCGGCCCTGGCAAAAGTCCGCGCCATTGGCCTTTCCGGACAAATGCACGGTGCCGTGGTTTTGGGGGCCGATGATACCCCGCTCCGCCCCGCCATTTTATGGAATGATGGCCGCGCCAAGGCCGAATGCGACGAACTGGAAACCGCCCTTCCCGGCCTGCCTTTGCGGGCTGGCGTGGTTGCCATGTCGGGCATGACCGCACCCAAAATCATGTGGCTGCGCAAGCACGAACCCGATGTGTTTGATGCGATTCGCACTGTCCTGCTGCCCAAGGATTATATCCGCCTGTGCCTGTGCGGGGAAAAGGCCACCGAAATGTCCGATGCGGCAGGCACCCTGTGGCTGGACGAGGAAACCCGCACCTGGAACGATGATGCCATTGCCGCCACCGGGCTTAACCGGGACCAGATCCCGGCCCTGTTTGAAGGCAGCGACCCCACCGGCACGCTGCGCACCGACCTTGCCGAACGCTGGGGCATGGCAAAGAATGTCATCATTGCCGGGGGTGGTGGCGACGCGGCAACCGGCGGCATGGGGGCCGGGGCCGTGACGCACGGGGCGGGCTTTATTTCGCTTGGCACCTCGTCACAGCTTTTTGTCGCCTCCGACCGCTATCGCCCAAAACCGGAATTGCTGCTGCACAGCTTTGCCCATGCCATCCCGGATCGCTGGTTTCAGATGGCAGTGCTGTTAAACGGGGCCAGTTGCCTGGCCTGGATTGCGAAAATTCTGGGTGAGACCGATATCGGCGACCTTCTGACCCGCACCGAGGCCCAGCATAAAAAACCATCCGACCTGATGTTTTTGCCTTATCTGAGTGGCGAACGCACCCCGCATAACGACCCGTATGCGCGCGGTGTTTTCTTTGGCCTCGGCACTAACACCAACCGCGAACATATGGTCCAGGCCGTGCTTGAAGGTGTTGCCTTTGCCCTGGCCGATGCACAATCCTGCCTGCATGCGGCGGGCACCTATTGCGAATTGCCCGGCGTCATTGGCGGGGGCGCGCGCAGCCTGTATTGGACGCAAATGATAGCCGATATTATGGGAACACCCCTTGCCCGCTATCAGGGTGGGGCCAAGGGCCCGGCCTTTGGTGCAGCAAGGCTGGCGCGGCTGGCCCTGCGCGATGGCACGATCGCGGAAATTTGCACCCCGCCCGCCATCGAAGACATTTTAACGCCCGACCAAAACCGCCACGCCCAATATCAACCCCGGCTGGCAAAGTTCCGCCGCCTGTATAATGCCCTGCGCGACGAATATCAGGACAACGCGGTTTAA
- a CDS encoding cob(I)yrinic acid a,c-diamide adenosyltransferase — MVQLTRIYTKSGDKGKTALGNGKRVAKNHIRVAAYGTVDETNAIIGVARLHSANHADIDAMLARIQNDLFDLGADLCTPGDGSDDSPDQPALRITARQTERLEQEIDTINAGLEPLKSFVLPGGSALAAQLHVARTVSRRAERLIVELSEMETINPEAVRYINRLSDHMFVLSRHANNGGEGDVLWQPGLTR; from the coding sequence ATGGTTCAGCTTACACGCATTTACACCAAATCAGGCGACAAGGGCAAAACCGCCCTGGGCAACGGAAAACGGGTTGCCAAAAACCATATTCGCGTTGCCGCCTATGGCACGGTGGATGAAACCAACGCCATCATCGGGGTTGCCCGCCTGCACAGTGCCAATCATGCCGACATCGATGCCATGCTCGCCCGTATTCAAAATGACCTGTTTGATCTGGGCGCCGATTTATGCACACCGGGTGACGGCAGCGATGACAGCCCCGACCAACCGGCCCTGCGCATTACCGCCCGCCAGACAGAACGGCTGGAGCAGGAAATTGATACCATCAATGCCGGGCTGGAACCGTTAAAATCCTTTGTCCTTCCCGGGGGAAGCGCCCTGGCCGCACAATTACATGTTGCACGAACGGTCTCGCGCCGGGCAGAACGCCTGATTGTCGAACTTTCCGAAATGGAAACCATCAATCCCGAAGCGGTCCGATATATCAATCGTTTATCGGACCATATGTTTGTCCTCTCGCGCCACGCCAATAATGGCGGCGAAGGCGATGTTTTGTGGCAACCGGGCCTGACACGATAG
- a CDS encoding electron transfer flavoprotein subunit beta/FixA family protein produces the protein MKVLVAVKRVVDYNVKIRVKQDQSGVELSNVKMSMNPFDEIAVEEAVRLKEAGTATEVVAVSLGVKQSQETLRTALAMGADRAILVESDDELQPLAVAKLLKEVVAKESPDLVILGKQAIDDDANQTGQMLAALLGWPQGTFASKVAVADGKMDVTREVDGGLETVKLDLPAIVTTDLRLNEPRYASLPNIMKAKKKPLETMTPADLGVETAPRLKTLKVTEPPVREAGIKVGDVAELVDKLRNEAKVI, from the coding sequence ATGAAGGTTCTTGTCGCCGTTAAGCGCGTTGTGGATTACAACGTCAAGATCCGTGTCAAACAGGACCAGTCAGGCGTTGAGCTTAGCAACGTCAAGATGTCCATGAACCCGTTTGACGAAATTGCCGTTGAAGAAGCCGTCCGCCTGAAGGAAGCCGGTACCGCCACCGAGGTGGTCGCCGTATCCCTGGGTGTGAAGCAGTCCCAGGAAACGCTGCGTACCGCCCTTGCAATGGGTGCGGACCGCGCCATTCTGGTCGAAAGCGACGATGAATTGCAGCCGCTGGCCGTTGCCAAGCTGCTGAAGGAAGTTGTGGCCAAGGAAAGCCCGGATCTCGTGATCCTGGGCAAGCAGGCCATTGACGATGATGCCAACCAGACCGGCCAGATGCTGGCGGCGTTGCTGGGTTGGCCGCAGGGTACCTTTGCCTCCAAGGTTGCTGTTGCTGATGGCAAAATGGATGTCACCCGCGAAGTTGACGGTGGCCTGGAAACGGTGAAGCTGGACCTTCCGGCGATTGTCACCACTGACCTTCGCCTCAATGAACCGCGCTATGCCTCGCTTCCGAACATCATGAAAGCAAAGAAAAAGCCGCTTGAGACCATGACACCGGCCGATCTTGGCGTTGAGACGGCACCGCGCCTCAAAACGCTGAAGGTGACGGAACCGCCAGTGCGCGAAGCAGGCATCAAGGTTGGCGATGTTGCCGAACTGGTCGACAAGCTTCGTAACGAAGCCAAAGTAATTTAA
- a CDS encoding electron transfer flavoprotein subunit alpha/FixB family protein produces the protein MSILVIAEHDNTELKGATLSTIAAAKKIGGDITVLVAGENCAAIADTAAKAEGVSKVLLADNAAYGHALAENLAGLVMELAGDYSHILAASSTTGKNFMPRVAALKDVAQISDIIDVESADTFVRPIYAGNALATVQSSDSLKLITVRTTGFDPVAGEGGSASVENVSIASDFGKSSFVGQELTESERPELAAASVVISGGRGMGSAENFHLIEPIADKLGAAIGASRAAVDAGYAPNDWQVGQTGKVVAPQLYIAVGISGAIQHLAGMKDSKVIVAINKDEDAPIFSVADYGLVADLFEALPALASELDK, from the coding sequence ATGAGCATTCTTGTTATTGCCGAACACGACAATACCGAATTGAAGGGCGCGACCCTTTCCACCATCGCGGCGGCCAAAAAAATTGGCGGCGACATTACGGTTCTGGTTGCCGGTGAAAACTGTGCCGCCATCGCCGACACGGCGGCCAAGGCCGAGGGCGTTTCCAAGGTTCTGCTGGCAGACAATGCCGCCTATGGCCACGCGCTGGCGGAAAACCTGGCAGGCCTGGTCATGGAACTGGCCGGTGATTACAGCCACATTCTGGCGGCATCATCGACCACCGGTAAAAACTTTATGCCGCGTGTTGCCGCCCTGAAAGACGTCGCGCAGATTTCCGACATCATCGATGTTGAAAGTGCCGATACCTTTGTCCGCCCGATTTATGCGGGCAACGCCCTTGCCACCGTGCAGTCCTCCGACAGCCTGAAACTGATCACCGTGCGCACCACGGGCTTTGATCCGGTCGCGGGCGAAGGCGGTTCGGCCAGCGTTGAAAACGTCTCGATTGCATCCGATTTTGGCAAATCCAGCTTTGTTGGTCAGGAATTGACCGAGTCGGAACGCCCGGAACTGGCGGCAGCCTCGGTTGTGATTTCTGGTGGCCGCGGCATGGGGTCAGCCGAAAACTTCCATCTGATCGAGCCGATTGCCGACAAACTGGGCGCAGCCATTGGCGCATCACGCGCTGCGGTTGATGCGGGCTACGCCCCGAACGACTGGCAGGTTGGGCAAACCGGTAAAGTTGTTGCACCGCAGCTATACATTGCGGTAGGCATTTCAGGTGCTATTCAGCATCTTGCCGGCATGAAGGACAGTAAGGTCATTGTCGCGATCAACAAGGACGAAGATGCGCCGATTTTCTCGGTCGCCGATTATGGCCTTGTTGCGGACCTGTTCGAGGCCCTTCCCGCACTGGCGAGTGAACTCGACAAATAG